The following are encoded in a window of Desulfosporosinus sp. Sb-LF genomic DNA:
- a CDS encoding restriction endonuclease encodes MSDKTIKLKPYSIKLTSSEIWLLGLGLPFFIYGTKTHTLWGVLTEAFIPGGIYARKAYRLHRIRRQGIQHTDSMDGGSFEIWLEILFKDLGHKTTRTPLTGDKGADLILETQKGKTVIQAKKKASGVVDKKAIKEVLNAKIHYKANAAAAITNQHFGPSAKRLAAEHGVELWERHNLVEFLYSARQKRFPYSLRKYLPTVIWIKT; translated from the coding sequence GTGTCAGATAAGACGATCAAATTAAAGCCCTACTCTATTAAACTTACTTCTAGTGAAATATGGCTTTTGGGGCTCGGACTTCCCTTTTTCATTTATGGTACTAAAACCCATACCTTATGGGGTGTATTAACTGAGGCATTCATTCCAGGTGGAATTTACGCAAGGAAAGCATACAGACTGCACAGAATCCGCAGGCAGGGGATACAGCATACTGATAGCATGGATGGTGGCTCATTTGAAATCTGGTTAGAGATTTTGTTTAAAGACCTTGGTCATAAAACCACTCGAACGCCATTAACTGGAGATAAGGGTGCGGATTTGATACTAGAAACACAAAAGGGGAAGACCGTTATCCAGGCTAAGAAAAAGGCTAGTGGAGTGGTTGACAAGAAGGCTATCAAGGAAGTCTTAAATGCGAAGATACATTACAAAGCAAACGCTGCTGCTGCAATAACCAACCAACACTTTGGGCCATCTGCTAAACGATTAGCTGCCGAACATGGTGTTGAACTTTGGGAAAGACATAACTTAGTTGAATTCCTATATTCAGCACGTCAAAAACGATTTCCTTATTCTCTTCGAAAATATTTACCCACGGTAATATGGATAAAAACTTAA
- a CDS encoding nucleotide modification associated domain-containing protein, with protein sequence MQRINEFTEVLTPIAELLEQKNHDYGRSYDKLREEFGEISFLIRLGDKINRLNTLVEHPAQITTEAVEDTIKDIIGYCTLELCYRKGAAQVGRY encoded by the coding sequence ATGCAAAGAATCAATGAGTTTACAGAGGTTCTGACTCCAATTGCGGAGTTGCTTGAGCAAAAGAACCATGACTATGGGCGGTCATATGACAAGCTACGAGAGGAATTCGGCGAGATTTCCTTCCTTATAAGGCTCGGAGATAAGATCAACAGGCTGAACACCTTGGTCGAGCATCCGGCCCAAATCACGACCGAGGCTGTGGAGGATACAATCAAGGACATCATCGGGTATTGCACTCTTGAGTTATGTTACAGGAAAGGAGCCGCGCAAGTTGGACGATATTAA
- a CDS encoding DEAD/DEAH box helicase — translation MKYTPHNYQEFATKQILDKPACALFLDLGMGKTVITLTAINELIHQTRRVLVIAPLRVAEDTWSKECEKWDHLKHLRVSKVLGPEKKRLEALKTKADIYIINRENVAWLVMHYGAKWPFDMVVIDELSSFKSSKSIRFKALRKVRPLIKWIVGLTGTPAPNGLLDLWPQMYLLDRGERLGKTLGGYRDRYFTPDQRNQEVIYSWKPKPNAEAAIYKKIADICVSMKAQDFLDMPDRINNYVRVTMSQKEKALYKQLEKDMLLPFKGGDIDATNAAVLSNKLLQMANGAVYDEFGAVRKIHRRKLNALEDLWESANGKPILIFYAFKHDRDRIKELFKNSRELKTSQDITEWNDGDIDVALAHPASAGHGLNLQAGGHIIIWYGIPWSLELYQQANGRLHRQGQNETVIVNHIVTDGTVDEDVISALDRKEAGQATLLRAVRARL, via the coding sequence ATGAAATATACCCCTCATAATTATCAGGAGTTTGCAACAAAACAGATCCTAGACAAGCCAGCGTGTGCGTTGTTTTTAGACCTCGGGATGGGGAAAACGGTCATCACATTAACCGCAATCAATGAGCTTATTCATCAAACCCGCAGGGTGCTAGTGATAGCACCTCTCCGGGTGGCCGAGGACACTTGGAGTAAAGAGTGTGAGAAGTGGGATCATCTCAAACACTTGAGGGTTTCTAAGGTTTTAGGACCTGAGAAAAAGCGTCTGGAAGCCCTCAAAACCAAAGCTGACATTTATATCATCAACCGCGAGAACGTAGCATGGCTGGTCATGCACTATGGAGCAAAGTGGCCCTTCGATATGGTTGTGATAGATGAGTTGTCGAGTTTTAAGTCCTCCAAGTCAATCCGCTTCAAGGCGCTGCGGAAAGTAAGACCTCTCATCAAATGGATCGTAGGACTTACCGGAACACCAGCGCCGAATGGACTTTTGGACTTGTGGCCACAGATGTATCTGCTCGACCGGGGCGAGCGCCTCGGAAAAACACTCGGGGGGTATCGTGATAGGTACTTTACGCCAGACCAGCGGAACCAGGAAGTGATTTACTCTTGGAAGCCAAAGCCAAATGCTGAGGCAGCAATCTATAAAAAGATTGCAGACATCTGTGTGAGTATGAAAGCCCAAGACTTCCTTGATATGCCTGACCGGATCAACAACTATGTGCGTGTCACAATGTCCCAGAAGGAAAAGGCCCTCTACAAACAACTGGAAAAGGACATGCTGTTACCCTTCAAAGGCGGCGACATCGATGCGACTAACGCTGCGGTTCTCTCAAACAAGCTGCTACAGATGGCTAACGGTGCTGTCTATGATGAGTTTGGTGCTGTTCGGAAGATCCATCGACGCAAGCTGAACGCTCTTGAGGATCTCTGGGAGAGCGCGAATGGGAAGCCCATCCTTATATTCTACGCATTTAAACACGACCGGGACAGGATCAAAGAACTGTTCAAGAACTCTAGGGAGTTAAAGACTTCACAGGATATAACCGAATGGAACGATGGCGACATCGACGTGGCACTCGCTCATCCTGCTTCAGCCGGGCACGGTTTAAACCTTCAAGCCGGAGGCCACATTATCATTTGGTATGGAATCCCTTGGAGTTTGGAGTTATACCAACAAGCCAATGGGCGGTTGCACCGACAGGGGCAGAACGAGACAGTAATCGTGAACCATATCGTCACTGACGGAACTGTTGATGAGGATGTTATATCGGCGCTGGACCGCAAAGAAGCTGGACAGGCTACGCTTCTGAGGGCTGTGCGAGCGAGACTTTGA
- a CDS encoding VRR-NUC domain-containing protein: MLERQIEQKLRLAVKAKGGLALKFVSPGTAGVPDRIVLAPDGRVFFVELKAPGGILSPKQVKMAHTLFGLGHVVWVINNQEQIQELVGLL; the protein is encoded by the coding sequence TTGTTAGAACGTCAGATTGAACAAAAACTAAGGTTAGCGGTCAAAGCAAAAGGCGGCCTCGCTCTAAAATTTGTCTCGCCCGGTACTGCTGGAGTACCTGACAGGATAGTGCTTGCCCCCGATGGTCGGGTGTTCTTTGTAGAGCTTAAGGCTCCAGGAGGTATCCTCTCACCTAAACAAGTAAAAATGGCCCACACCCTATTTGGATTGGGGCACGTTGTTTGGGTGATAAACAACCAGGAGCAGATACAAGAGTTGGTCGGACTTCTATGA
- a CDS encoding virulence-associated E family protein, with translation MNLNHDGNITISVGSSRTEKVWAQRDMKWSELAEKLSQPTYTGETVAEYLKMPKDKQDNIKDTGGMVGGKLEGGVRKNTSVVFRSVLTLDLDYAQPDVWETIKMFNGSALCIYSTHKHTPENPRLRLVAPFARVVSPDEYAALGHMFASQIGIEQFDDTSYEPARLMYWGSTSSDGKHVFEIQDGPWLNPDEILAKYDDWKDASSWPVSSRVGQQHKKLAAKQGDPLAKRGTLGAFNRAYPISAAIETFLPEVYAPCDVEDRYSYVGGSTSGGLVIYDDDTFAFSHHATDPISGKLVNAFDLTRIHLFGALDDGVDESTPPSKLPSYKAMQELAVNDGAVKQQLMAESMAAAQEEFKDTEDWAKNLEYKTDGTLKATIDNIRLIMENDPNLRKTIGYNQFASRIELLRDLPWRVMDENTYWLDSDDAALRHYLERYYGISHTGKTMDALSVIVEQNKFNPVKEYLNSLTWDGIKRLDTLFIDYFGTEDHEYTRAATRKMMCAAVARIFNPGCKFDYMLLMIGKQSLGKSYFIKMLGGKWYSDSLASVTGKEAYEQLQGVWLIEMGELSAAKKADVDALKHFITKQEDIFRSAYGRRTEAHPRQCVFLGTTNDYECLRDTTGGRRFWPINVGKGKNDMWQDLNVDQVWAEAVQAFHAGEKLFLPQELEDYANLVQAEHTVESDKAGMIYDYLETLLPEDWDDMDLSERRLFLTGDFTRGEGKVKRTKVCAVEVWCECFGGDPKQLTNSQSREIRGILDHAKGWSRNPGKLRFKYYGVQRGYMRD, from the coding sequence ATGAATTTAAACCATGATGGCAATATAACCATCTCAGTGGGTAGCTCACGAACGGAGAAGGTATGGGCACAAAGGGATATGAAGTGGTCGGAGCTGGCAGAAAAGCTCTCTCAGCCGACCTACACTGGGGAAACTGTTGCAGAATATCTGAAGATGCCCAAAGACAAACAGGACAATATTAAAGACACTGGGGGCATGGTTGGTGGCAAACTCGAAGGTGGGGTGCGTAAGAACACGAGCGTTGTGTTCCGCAGCGTTCTCACCCTCGACTTGGATTATGCTCAACCGGATGTTTGGGAAACCATAAAAATGTTCAATGGAAGTGCCTTATGCATTTATAGCACGCACAAGCACACACCAGAGAACCCAAGACTCAGGCTCGTTGCACCATTTGCAAGAGTGGTATCCCCCGATGAGTACGCAGCTTTGGGGCATATGTTTGCAAGTCAAATTGGCATCGAGCAGTTTGATGACACTAGCTACGAACCTGCGCGGCTAATGTACTGGGGGAGCACATCGAGCGACGGTAAACACGTTTTTGAAATACAAGATGGGCCTTGGTTAAACCCGGATGAAATCCTTGCTAAGTATGACGACTGGAAGGATGCTTCGAGCTGGCCGGTGTCCTCGCGAGTGGGCCAGCAGCACAAGAAGTTAGCTGCTAAACAGGGCGACCCACTAGCGAAGAGGGGCACTCTTGGGGCTTTTAACAGGGCATATCCAATAAGCGCAGCCATCGAAACATTTCTTCCAGAAGTTTATGCCCCATGTGATGTGGAGGATCGATACAGCTATGTTGGTGGATCAACTTCTGGGGGCTTGGTTATATATGACGACGACACTTTCGCTTTTTCACACCATGCTACAGACCCTATAAGTGGAAAGCTTGTTAACGCTTTCGATTTAACACGAATACACCTGTTTGGTGCTCTGGATGATGGAGTAGATGAGAGCACACCACCAAGCAAACTGCCATCCTATAAAGCGATGCAGGAGTTAGCGGTCAACGATGGGGCTGTTAAGCAGCAGCTTATGGCTGAGAGTATGGCAGCGGCGCAGGAAGAATTTAAGGACACTGAAGACTGGGCCAAGAATCTAGAATATAAAACGGATGGAACGCTGAAAGCAACCATCGATAACATTCGTTTGATCATGGAGAACGACCCAAACCTAAGGAAAACCATCGGGTACAACCAGTTCGCCAGTCGTATTGAGCTATTAAGAGATTTACCTTGGCGCGTGATGGATGAGAACACTTACTGGCTGGATTCGGACGACGCAGCCCTGCGACACTATTTAGAAAGGTACTATGGCATTAGTCACACCGGAAAAACTATGGATGCATTGTCTGTAATTGTTGAGCAGAACAAGTTTAACCCCGTTAAAGAGTATTTGAACAGCCTCACTTGGGACGGAATCAAGCGCCTCGACACCCTGTTCATTGATTACTTCGGAACTGAAGACCACGAGTACACGCGGGCTGCAACACGAAAGATGATGTGCGCAGCGGTCGCGAGGATCTTTAACCCAGGGTGCAAGTTTGACTATATGCTTCTAATGATTGGTAAACAAAGCCTTGGAAAGAGCTATTTCATTAAAATGCTGGGCGGCAAATGGTATTCAGACAGCCTGGCGAGCGTAACCGGAAAAGAAGCCTACGAGCAATTGCAAGGAGTGTGGCTCATCGAGATGGGCGAGCTATCAGCAGCCAAAAAGGCGGACGTTGATGCGCTGAAACACTTTATCACGAAGCAAGAGGACATCTTTCGCTCGGCATACGGCAGGCGAACGGAGGCGCATCCACGCCAGTGTGTCTTTTTAGGAACCACCAATGATTATGAGTGCCTAAGAGATACAACAGGGGGCAGACGCTTTTGGCCGATTAACGTGGGTAAGGGTAAAAACGATATGTGGCAGGACTTAAACGTTGACCAAGTGTGGGCTGAAGCAGTCCAAGCGTTTCATGCCGGGGAAAAATTATTTCTCCCGCAGGAACTTGAGGATTACGCTAACCTTGTTCAAGCCGAGCACACCGTGGAAAGTGACAAGGCGGGTATGATCTATGATTATCTGGAAACGCTTCTTCCTGAAGATTGGGACGACATGGACTTAAGCGAAAGACGACTGTTCCTTACCGGGGACTTCACAAGAGGCGAAGGGAAAGTTAAGCGAACTAAGGTGTGTGCCGTAGAAGTATGGTGCGAGTGTTTTGGGGGAGATCCGAAGCAACTCACCAATTCCCAGTCCAGAGAAATCAGGGGTATTTTGGATCATGCCAAGGGTTGGAGTCGGAACCCAGGAAAGCTCAGATTTAAGTATTATGGTGTCCAAAGAGGATATATGAGGGATTAA
- a CDS encoding DNA polymerase — translation MDVLGIDIETFSTVDLKKVGVYSYTSAPAFEILLFAYAWNDDPVQLVDLAAGKTIPTDVLAALTDDSIIKTAFNAAFERTCLSVYLRKLLASDSWRCTAVQSAMLGLPLHLAGVAKVLDLEQQKMTAGKALIRYFCSPCKPTKVNGGRTRNSQIHASEKWATFSEYCKQDVEVERAIRVKLSKFPISNKEQELWTLDQRINDRGVLIDTKLVENAIECDKLYKAGVTDEAKELTGLDNPNSVAQLKDWLLYNGIEVVSLSKKVVAEMAGTSQGEIQKLLRLRQEMAKTSVKKYNAMQRAVCPDNKVRGLLQFYGANRTGRWAGRLVQVQNLPQNHLPDLKDARDIVKSGEFDFLEMLYESVPGVLSELIRTAFIPDKGHRFIVADFSAIEARVIAWLAGEAWRMEVFKTHGKIYEASASQMFKVPIERIVKGNPEYELRQKGKIAELALGYGGSVGALTAMGALTMGVKEDELKPLVVAWRAANPNITKFWWDVDKAAINAVKNRIPQSVGDIKFIFKSGILFITLPSGRNLSYIKPKLKLNKFDREGLVYEGIGENKQWGLIDTYGPKLVENITQAVARDCLAEAMLRIDKAGYKIAFHVHDEAVITAPIGEGSLEDVCSIMGQPISWAAGLPLKADGFEAEFYKK, via the coding sequence ATGGACGTTCTAGGAATCGATATCGAAACCTTCTCAACGGTTGATTTAAAGAAGGTCGGGGTGTACTCGTACACCTCGGCCCCTGCCTTCGAGATACTCCTCTTCGCCTATGCTTGGAACGATGATCCGGTACAACTGGTGGACTTAGCGGCTGGTAAAACAATACCGACGGATGTATTAGCGGCTTTGACCGACGATAGTATCATCAAAACCGCTTTTAATGCCGCATTTGAACGAACCTGTTTATCGGTCTACTTGAGGAAGCTCCTAGCATCAGACTCTTGGCGCTGCACAGCGGTTCAGTCGGCGATGTTGGGGCTTCCCCTTCATTTAGCGGGGGTAGCGAAAGTTCTGGACTTAGAGCAGCAGAAAATGACTGCAGGTAAGGCACTTATTCGATACTTCTGCAGCCCTTGCAAACCAACAAAAGTCAATGGCGGTAGAACGAGGAACAGCCAAATCCATGCCTCAGAAAAGTGGGCCACTTTCAGCGAGTATTGCAAACAAGACGTTGAGGTTGAAAGGGCCATTCGGGTAAAGCTCTCAAAGTTCCCCATTTCCAATAAGGAACAAGAGCTATGGACACTCGACCAAAGGATCAACGACCGGGGAGTTTTGATCGATACCAAGCTCGTTGAAAACGCAATCGAGTGCGACAAACTTTACAAGGCTGGCGTTACCGACGAGGCAAAAGAACTCACCGGATTGGACAACCCAAACTCGGTGGCTCAACTCAAAGATTGGCTCTTGTATAACGGGATAGAGGTGGTAAGTCTTTCTAAAAAGGTTGTGGCTGAGATGGCTGGAACATCTCAGGGTGAGATTCAAAAGCTACTCCGGTTACGGCAGGAGATGGCAAAAACATCTGTCAAAAAATACAACGCAATGCAGCGGGCGGTTTGCCCGGACAATAAGGTAAGAGGTTTGCTCCAATTTTATGGGGCCAACCGGACTGGCAGATGGGCGGGGCGGCTCGTTCAGGTTCAGAACCTCCCACAAAACCACTTGCCTGACCTAAAAGACGCGCGGGATATAGTGAAGTCCGGGGAGTTCGACTTCCTTGAAATGCTTTACGAAAGTGTTCCAGGCGTGCTCTCGGAGCTCATTCGCACAGCCTTTATCCCTGATAAGGGCCACAGGTTTATCGTCGCCGATTTCTCGGCAATTGAGGCGAGGGTCATCGCTTGGCTCGCAGGTGAAGCGTGGCGCATGGAAGTGTTCAAGACTCATGGGAAGATTTACGAAGCTTCAGCTTCACAGATGTTTAAGGTCCCAATTGAGCGCATCGTTAAAGGGAACCCGGAGTATGAGTTGAGGCAAAAAGGGAAGATCGCAGAGCTTGCTCTTGGGTATGGCGGCAGCGTCGGTGCTTTAACAGCGATGGGAGCACTGACCATGGGGGTCAAAGAAGATGAGCTGAAACCACTTGTTGTAGCATGGCGTGCGGCGAATCCTAACATTACAAAGTTTTGGTGGGATGTGGACAAGGCTGCGATTAACGCGGTGAAGAATCGAATCCCACAATCGGTCGGCGATATTAAGTTCATATTCAAGAGCGGGATATTGTTTATCACGCTTCCTTCGGGCCGGAATCTCTCCTATATCAAACCGAAGCTGAAACTTAACAAGTTTGACCGCGAGGGCCTTGTATACGAGGGAATCGGCGAGAACAAACAATGGGGCCTGATCGACACCTATGGACCCAAATTGGTGGAGAATATCACTCAGGCGGTCGCACGCGATTGCCTCGCAGAAGCTATGCTACGAATCGACAAAGCTGGATACAAGATAGCATTTCATGTCCACGATGAAGCTGTAATCACCGCACCAATCGGAGAAGGGTCGCTGGAGGATGTGTGCAGCATAATGGGCCAGCCAATAAGCTGGGCCGCAGGGTTGCCATTAAAAGCAGACGGATTTGAAGCAGAGTTTTATAAGAAGTAA
- a CDS encoding DUF2815 family protein, whose translation MAIKVVTGKARLSYVRVSEPVSVNGSDPKHTCRVLIPKTDKETVAKLMEAEAEAEKAGIAKFGAGFAGKKNTKMLKDGDLEEDESCHGHYFINTSNKNRPYIVDHKVQPILDTTEVYSGCYARVSLDIYPYNAGLNKGVTSTLNGIQKVADGESLGGVRHKAEDDFCIIPEDDDFLS comes from the coding sequence ATGGCTATTAAAGTTGTAACAGGAAAAGCAAGACTCTCTTATGTGAGAGTATCGGAACCAGTATCGGTAAATGGCAGCGATCCGAAACACACTTGTCGGGTATTAATTCCTAAGACAGATAAAGAAACAGTCGCCAAGCTCATGGAGGCAGAGGCCGAGGCAGAAAAGGCCGGGATCGCAAAGTTTGGTGCGGGTTTCGCGGGTAAGAAGAACACCAAGATGCTGAAAGATGGGGATTTGGAAGAGGATGAATCCTGCCACGGTCACTACTTTATCAACACAAGTAATAAGAACAGACCGTATATCGTGGATCATAAGGTACAACCGATCTTAGACACGACAGAGGTTTATTCCGGGTGTTATGCCAGAGTTAGTTTAGACATTTACCCTTACAACGCAGGGCTGAATAAAGGGGTAACTTCCACGCTTAACGGAATCCAAAAGGTCGCCGATGGTGAGTCACTTGGCGGGGTTAGGCACAAAGCTGAGGACGACTTTTGTATCATCCCGGAAGATGACGACTTTTTAAGCTAA
- a CDS encoding DUF2800 domain-containing protein gives MGEHALLSASSSHRWLLCTPSAVLERSREDKSSNAAAEGTAAHELSEHKLREFLKIKTIRPVSKYDSSELEYYTDAYVGFACELISEAYARSSDPVILVEQRVDFSHFVPEGFGTADLMAVSDKKMEILDLKYGKGVQVSADDNPQLRLYALGALAMYDYLYDIESVRMTICQPRLDNYSSCEMSVSELLHWAENELKPKAQLAIKGEGEFCTGEHCRFCKVRATCRARADRNFELIKLDFQKPALLTDEELIEVLSRVDELKRWASDVWAYAEEEAIAGRKCWDGYKVVQGRSSRKYTDEAAIAEAAIAAGFKEEDIYSVSLLGITAMEALMGKKLFNETLGDLIAKPEGKPTFVVGTDKRKEYNAAMEAFGE, from the coding sequence GTGGGGGAACACGCACTACTATCGGCCTCTAGCTCTCACCGATGGCTGCTTTGCACACCATCGGCGGTGTTGGAACGTTCCAGGGAGGACAAGTCCAGTAATGCCGCTGCCGAGGGAACGGCGGCACATGAGCTGTCGGAGCACAAACTCAGAGAATTTCTAAAGATTAAAACAATACGGCCTGTTTCCAAATATGACTCTTCAGAGCTTGAGTATTATACCGATGCTTATGTTGGCTTTGCCTGTGAGCTGATAAGCGAAGCATACGCGCGGTCAAGTGACCCAGTAATCCTCGTCGAGCAGCGGGTGGACTTTTCGCATTTCGTACCGGAAGGCTTTGGGACAGCCGATCTCATGGCAGTGTCGGATAAGAAAATGGAAATTCTCGATTTAAAGTACGGAAAAGGTGTTCAGGTATCGGCTGACGATAACCCCCAACTCCGATTATATGCTCTTGGGGCCTTAGCGATGTACGACTATCTGTATGACATCGAGTCGGTACGCATGACAATCTGTCAGCCTCGTTTGGATAATTACTCATCTTGTGAAATGTCCGTGAGCGAGCTACTTCACTGGGCCGAAAATGAGCTTAAGCCCAAGGCCCAATTAGCCATAAAGGGTGAGGGAGAATTTTGCACCGGGGAACATTGTCGGTTCTGCAAGGTCAGAGCAACGTGCCGGGCCAGAGCAGACCGGAACTTCGAGCTTATAAAACTTGATTTCCAAAAGCCTGCTTTATTGACGGATGAAGAGCTTATAGAGGTGTTGAGCCGCGTGGATGAGCTGAAACGGTGGGCCTCCGATGTCTGGGCCTATGCCGAGGAAGAGGCCATCGCCGGACGTAAGTGCTGGGATGGGTATAAAGTAGTTCAAGGCCGATCCTCCCGGAAGTACACCGATGAAGCTGCGATTGCCGAAGCAGCTATCGCAGCAGGATTTAAGGAAGAGGATATTTATTCTGTAAGTCTCCTTGGAATAACCGCAATGGAAGCGCTTATGGGTAAAAAACTGTTTAATGAGACTCTCGGTGATCTGATTGCAAAGCCAGAGGGCAAGCCAACTTTTGTGGTTGGTACGGATAAGCGCAAGGAATACAACGCAGCGATGGAAGCGTTTGGAGAATAA
- a CDS encoding vitamin B12-dependent ribonucleotide reductase encodes MNVPKSWPKANLSQNARIILEKRYLKIGETPEDMFYRVAKVVAGVEEQKFGKDVQVVTREFYNMMVNLEFMPNSPTLMNAGRELGQLSACFVLPVYDSMEEIFDSIKNAAIIHKSGGGTGFSFSRLRPKNSMVRSTGGVASGPVSFMKVFNAATEAVKQGGTRRGANMGILRVDHPDILEFISCKEDNSEITNFNISVGITDAFMDLVKREANYNLIDPCTGTVTGTLSAVEVFNNIVDHSWRNGEPGVIFLDKMNADNPTPHIGEIEASNPCSEQPLLPNEACNLGSINLKSMVCEKDGKTVIDWKRLSDVTRLAVHFLDNVIDVNQYPLPAIDAMVKGNRKIGLGVMGFADVLIMLQMSYASEEAVECAEEIMDFIRAEAREESQRLAQERGAFPNYEGSKCPELRNATLTTIAPTGTISMICGVSGGVEPIFAVAYTKTVMDGIPFIEVNPLFEKCAKQYGFHSEELMQKIAERGTALGLPEVPRWVQEVFTTAQEIEPEWHVKMQASFQKFTDNAVSKTINFPSKATREDVAKAYQLAYDLNCKGLTVYRDGSREGQVLTTGTSLPKINTEEVQVIKPRPRPDVTTGTTEKIKIGCGNLYVSVNSDEKGICEVFTNTGRAGGCSSQSEATARLISVALRSGVSEEDIIEQIQGIRCPACVRREGVKVTSCPDAIARIIKKQIGKGGGEDVKPAIGVVEVSEAKKCPECGMPINHESGCVACVHCGYSKCM; translated from the coding sequence ATGAACGTGCCTAAATCTTGGCCCAAAGCCAATCTATCACAAAACGCTCGGATAATACTCGAAAAACGTTACTTGAAAATAGGAGAAACCCCGGAAGATATGTTTTATCGAGTAGCAAAAGTGGTCGCTGGAGTTGAAGAACAAAAGTTTGGTAAAGACGTTCAGGTCGTGACTCGGGAGTTTTACAACATGATGGTCAATCTGGAGTTCATGCCAAACTCACCGACACTTATGAACGCCGGACGCGAATTAGGCCAGCTAAGTGCATGTTTCGTTTTGCCAGTCTATGACTCGATGGAGGAAATATTCGACTCGATAAAAAATGCCGCCATCATCCACAAATCAGGCGGTGGTACAGGGTTCAGCTTTTCAAGGCTACGTCCTAAAAATAGTATGGTGCGTTCAACTGGTGGTGTTGCTTCTGGGCCTGTCTCTTTTATGAAGGTGTTCAATGCTGCAACGGAGGCTGTCAAGCAGGGGGGAACCCGGCGCGGGGCTAACATGGGAATTCTGCGGGTCGACCACCCAGACATATTGGAGTTTATCTCTTGCAAAGAGGATAACTCGGAGATAACAAACTTTAATATTTCGGTCGGAATAACTGACGCTTTTATGGACTTGGTGAAAAGAGAGGCGAACTACAATCTTATCGATCCTTGCACTGGCACTGTGACCGGGACGCTATCGGCAGTCGAAGTTTTTAATAATATTGTTGACCATTCATGGCGTAACGGGGAACCCGGAGTAATCTTCCTGGACAAAATGAACGCCGACAACCCCACCCCACACATCGGTGAGATTGAGGCCAGTAACCCTTGTTCAGAGCAACCACTTTTGCCCAATGAGGCATGTAACCTAGGCTCCATAAACCTAAAGTCCATGGTTTGTGAGAAAGATGGCAAAACGGTTATTGACTGGAAGCGTCTTAGTGATGTAACTAGATTAGCTGTGCATTTTCTGGATAATGTTATCGACGTGAATCAATACCCACTACCAGCAATTGACGCGATGGTGAAGGGAAATCGAAAGATCGGACTAGGTGTGATGGGGTTTGCAGATGTTCTCATAATGCTTCAAATGTCCTATGCGTCCGAGGAAGCGGTGGAATGCGCCGAAGAAATTATGGACTTTATCCGAGCTGAGGCCAGAGAAGAATCTCAACGTTTAGCACAGGAACGAGGCGCGTTTCCTAACTATGAGGGTTCGAAGTGCCCGGAACTTCGTAATGCGACGCTTACAACCATTGCCCCAACAGGAACTATCTCCATGATATGTGGTGTCTCCGGTGGAGTGGAGCCGATTTTCGCTGTGGCGTACACGAAAACTGTTATGGATGGCATTCCTTTTATCGAAGTCAACCCATTGTTTGAGAAATGCGCTAAGCAATATGGGTTTCACTCGGAAGAATTGATGCAAAAAATCGCCGAGCGCGGAACAGCTCTTGGACTGCCAGAAGTTCCAAGATGGGTGCAGGAAGTTTTTACAACTGCCCAAGAAATCGAACCTGAATGGCACGTTAAGATGCAAGCCTCATTCCAAAAGTTCACAGACAATGCGGTGTCGAAAACCATTAACTTCCCAAGTAAAGCGACACGCGAAGATGTCGCAAAAGCATACCAACTCGCGTATGACCTTAACTGCAAAGGTTTGACCGTCTACCGAGACGGTAGCCGAGAGGGACAAGTCCTCACGACTGGGACAAGCCTGCCGAAGATTAACACAGAAGAAGTCCAAGTCATAAAACCACGACCGAGGCCGGATGTCACAACAGGAACAACCGAAAAGATTAAAATCGGTTGCGGAAACCTTTATGTAAGCGTCAATTCTGATGAAAAAGGTATCTGTGAAGTGTTTACAAACACTGGACGGGCCGGGGGATGTTCTTCCCAATCAGAGGCGACAGCGCGGCTCATATCAGTGGCGCTTCGGTCGGGCGTATCTGAGGAAGATATTATCGAGCAAATCCAAGGTATCCGGTGCCCGGCATGTGTACGACGTGAGGGTGTAAAAGTGACATCATGCCCGGATGCCATTGCACGGATCATTAAAAAGCAGATCGGAAAAGGAGGTGGGGAAGATGTAAAACCAGCGATTGGGGTCGTCGAGGTATCCGAGGCCAAGAAGTGCCCGGAATGTGGGATGCCAATTAATCACGAAAGCGGGTGTGTGGCCTGTGTCCATTGCGGATACTCAAAATGTATGTGA